The genome window ACTAAGTGAAGAGACAAAAAATATTACCTTAAGTTGTCAATGATCTGGTAACTGATATTGCATGAGTAGTTTGCTTTAAATATATCTTGATAGATTTATTTTAAGCAGAATGTTTATATGGTTTCTCTTGAAGTGTTGTGTCAAGTATAAAGTGGATAAGGTTGTATATCATCACCATCTCAAACGAGAGGCAAAGGGAAGGTGTTGATGTAATATTCTAGTGTATCCTTATCTTAAATGTAAACTGTCTTGACATTAATCATTTATTAGGGTGCAGGATAACCTTGCACACAATAAACTGATCGACCACACAGACCTTAAGTACCCTGATTAGAGGCATGGTTGAAGACTGTACGAGTTAATGGCAGAAAAATAACTCACTAGTCAAACAGAAAAACGCGAGTTAAATCAGATTGTGGTCTTTATTCTAATTACATAATATATTAGGTGCTTAGGAAAATATTGGTGGCGGCAAAGCTTTCACCCAGCAATGCCCATACGCTCATTCGGTATTACAAGTCCTGGATTAATTAAAAGGGACCTACTGGAGCTATAACTGAGAACCTCACACTAAAAAGACCCCCAAAATGCCACAAGATGAGTGAATTTTGATCTTAAATTTATAGAGGGGCCTACTGACTCTATACCCGGGGACTCACACTAAAATGACCTCAATATACCACAAGATGAGGGAATCTTGGTCCTACTGGAGCTATATCTGAGGTCACACTAAAAAAAGCAACCCAGTATGCTTTAAAAAATGAAAAGCGAACTCCACAAAAAAACAACTGCATGCTTTctaaaaataatctctctctgagTATTAAGTCCGAGCACCTTCAGGAGACTCTTCGTAGTATCTGAAGCTTGCTGATATTTGTCTGATTCGTGAAGCTGAGCGGCCTCTGGGGGACCTGCCAGTGCTGCTTCTGAGGCCCAGCGAGAAGTACAACACCCTGCCAATAGTTCAGTGTAGGTGTTATTAAATGCCACTTGCAGAATTTACTGAAACGAgatggaaggatgaaaaagacCATGCATAGTGACAAAATGAATAACGTGGCgggagtgaggggaaagtggGATGGCGAATGATGCGAAGGgagaatataattataacaaaaaAAGCCTAATATCTTGACAATAAACCTTTCTACCATAATCATCCCGTCAAGACAAGTATACTCTAAGGGAAGAGGACACCACCAGAATTAAAGGGAAATGGGATAATCATGAACAGGACTGATATTAATCCTTtccctccgtcctcttcctcacctccctcccctccctccctcctatccttaatttcccttcctcccttcctttctctccattccttccctcgcctcctcaaGGAGAGTGCAGAAGACTTGTTTCATATgcagaggaggaggtgacggaggtGCTCACCCGAATATCGTCGAGGGCACGAGGAGCAAGAGTCCCGTTGCGAGGAAGGTGACGCCGGGCATGCGGTGAAGCAGCAACAAGGGGAACAGGTAGTAGAAAGTGAGCCAGCCAATAGCATGCCCCGCCTGCTCCACGCTCCCAAGGCACACCAACACGCCACCTACACGAGCCAAAAGCCATCGTGCAACAGCTGGTAAGGTCTGCCCTCTCCTCCACACCCATATGTGTATTTGAACATAATCTCAATCAGGTTATTTGGCTGCTGCTCACCTAATTCAGTCACTGCCGCCAGGCGCACCAGGATGGCAGAAGAGGCCACATTGAGGTACGGCGTCAGGGGCCCGAGGAGGATAGCTGAGGATAGCAACTGCATTTATTATCTTACAACTCAAATTCAGATGGCGAAACCTATATTCAACCATCACCTTCATATACATATCAATATCATTATGCATccaatttattaaaaaaaaaataatcgataTACCGAGAGGAATAACagacggggaggaagagagggcgcTGAGgcagatggaggagaggaggctgGACACGCCGCCCAGCACCCCGAGTGTGGTGTCCTGCAGCGACCACAGACGGCGGAGCAGCGGCAGCACCATCACAAGAGCCACCACCCCGAGGCAGCTGCGGCAGGCCAGGTAGGAGATCCGGTCGGCCAATGACCACTCCATCTTGGTTTCCAGGTAGAGTGGCGTAActccccacacacctgcagatGAAGGACGCCCGCACAAGCAGACAGGCCAGTGAAAGGGAGCACCTACGCCGCTAAAGCAAGGGCCGCGCATGACTCAAGCGGTGGGAAAACGAGTAATCATTTTTCAGGTCTAAGTAATCAAAGGCCGTAACTTAGGATAGCATTGCAGTAGTTTTCATTTCCATCATCGTAAGCATCATTCATGGTTAAAATGGCACGCTGCGTCTACCCACCTGCCTTCACCACACTGACGAGGAAGGCGGCCACCACGTCGGCGACCACGATACCTCTGAGGCCTGCGGCTCGGCGTCGAAAGGTCAGTGACACCGGGCGGCAGAATAGTCGCCCCGCCACGCACGCCAGGCACCTCCCCGCGCCACCACCACCTGCGCAACACCCCCCCTCGCCACCTGACTCGCCGGCCACCGCCAAGGGCGCCAAGGCTCCCCTTCCCTCGCGTTCACCTACTTCGGTCACACCCTCGCTTTGGAGTGTCAACATGCTTCCAGGGCGTCTCAAGGAAGTACTGTCGTATGAAGAACCCAGCAGAGTTCTGGTTGTGCTAGCGCTGAACGGTAAAGGCCCCTGCATGTCACCTAAACTAGCACAGTCATAAAGCATGTCTCTCGCGTCGCCTCGCATCACGTCCCGACTCTCCCCGCTGCTGCTGCCGATGATGCTATTGTTAGTGCTGGTGTTCGATCCCTCACAGCCTAGCACGGAGCCGAGGGAGGATGCGGGGTCCAGCAGCACATTAGGAGCCGTGAGCATGTCGCCTTGGGAGTGAATAACCTCTGTCTTATTTACAGTTTGCGTTTCCTCGAGGAGGACATCAGGGGctgcttcacttctctcctccatAAGGCTTGGGAAAGTAGATGGCGCTGACGATGACAATCCTGTAATCTGGTGCCGCGGGCGTTCGTAATAAGGGTGGTGGTCGTAACTAGAAGCCCCGGCGCGCGCCTCGGGCTGCTGCTGGCCAGTTGAAAGACCGCTCCGCTGACCGCCCGCAGCCGCCGTCTCCAGAGAGGTGCAGGAGTGATAGCAGGACGGAGCGCGGCTTGGGGGTGTACCGCAACGGCTGACCGGCAGAGTGGATTGTTCGGGAGGAGTGCCATACACACTGTTGCCATCCTCGGGGCTAATAATGATGGGGATCTTGTTCTGTGTAGAAGGAATCACACATTTTGTCCAGGGTCCCGAGGTCCCTGAGTCATGTGGCCTCTCATCCTCCACGGTCCATGCATTAAAGTTTACGAAGTTGTGTATGACTCCCAGTTTCCTCTTTCGTTTGCTTCTCGGCGTACTTTCCACTGTAGTTTTCATTTGTACTGGTCTTGCATCTTCTTCGGGAGGAGTCACGAAGATATTGATAGGCAAAGACGAGCAACTCCGAGGTCCTACATCGTTATCGTTTTGGGTTTGCTTTAAGCTTGACATGATTGCTTTCCCGaaatttcttcctattccatcaCATTCATCATGATTTTCCATCCCTGCCGCGGTCAATACCTCCTCGTATTTTCCCatcttcctcactttttcctttgAGACGTTATCACGATCATCTTCACCGccatcctcatcccttcccctctcctcctctttatcttcatcctcctcccattcctctctagAGACGCAACGATCCAGAATTGAGCTTGAATCATGCGCAATAATTTGAGTGCCTGGTGCAGCTCCgggagaagtggtggtggtggtgacaggtggcgTCGGAGATTTGTCAGAAAGGAAGACCAAGACGAAGAAAATGTTCAGTATACCCAGCACCGTCattcctgttgttattgttgttattattatgattattattattattagtagtagtagtagtagatgtagtagtagtagtagtaatagtagtagtagtagtagtagtagtagtagtagtagttgtagtagttgtagttgaagtagtagaattagtagtagtagtagtagtaccagtagtagtagtagtagtagtagtagtactaagtttgattactactactactactactactactactactactactactactactactactactactactactactactactactactactactgcttcaaacatcaccattaccatcatcatcatcattatcatcatcataataataatcatcatcatcagaactTCTACTTAACTAACCTATGAAGACGCTGGTCATGCCATTTTGAGGATCAGCTGCTAGGAAGTACCAACTGAGGTAGGCTAGGAGAACCCCGAGGGAGGTAGCGGCCTGCAGGAATGCCAGCCTCACCGTGCTGTCCCAATGGGGGGCGGCCTGCACAGCGTAAATCGTAGCTGCGGCCTGCAATcccccccacaacccccaccacccacccacaagAGGCAAGATATTAGGGTCAAGAACATAGCTggacacgataacagaaaaccttattcccgataactgataactgataatggaaaatcTTATCGGTGATaatcgatattcgttaactggaaacacaaatataggcgataaccgataaccgatacccgatattaatccacaattccgatactggctagcgataagtccgattggCGAAAACgctactatattgatatttcaaataaaaaacataagatgtattcaaattttcattatctgtattttataaaacttacaaaacctgaaaaccacacgttgacatgtaCCTATGgtcggtaatactagaaacgcctaaaccggtgttgtgttatttggcgtccccaccgtcaaaagctggcgcttttgtttacaaacactgatctctcgtgaactgcgcatgctcagaccaacaagcatagacctgtacagtcttacaaagctttttaaccgcaattaagagttgctggaaggctgaatcagacatacagtaccactatcaccatccccgtcgtttctagaacgacgctctgtacgagttgtatttatatgtacagagtgttgttctagaaacagcgaggatggtggtactgtacagtcgcgatatgaagtgatgtcgccgctctcaaaatgtttcgtacgggagtatttgaaggtaacggaagcgatgtgtatttattgtttatgttataatgttcccttttaatgataatctataatacgttgtgatgtaaaacacggtaaaataacatagtagtacctgaattacaattatacattcatttgctttaaaaatgcaacatgtgttgtcttcagtgctgaagtactgaagacaaccttgaaatgatttagctctcGTCGTGTGCTTATATTAGCAAAACACTTTTTATACGTTGGTCAGAtattgtctatatatatatatatatatatatatatatatatatatatatatatatatatatatatctatatatatatatatatatagtgtcagTCCATGAATTGTCtgctgcagttattaatacacacgcacagtatgacacgaagcgaatggacagttgctggcattactttgcgttttattgattaagaaacgatcaaataataaagtttcacattaaacaccttttattcactattgtggcttcttatcataagcatgggcactgaaatatataataaaattgctcagtgacgatgatgaatgaagaatgccttcataggtagggttgccatatctgaactatcaaaattccggacgcctctacgaacactcgaccatagcctaatatttggcagcgctgcgattagcctacccccccgaccaccacctccatttcaaagccatattttcttatttccccaccttcctcgattattctatggcacttataagctgtggagaTGTTCCACTGAttacctccaagcattagaagtctacatgaagcttttgtcatcgttatattgaccaagaaagtcaatgatgtttgcgatcggcggcaaagagtgaggagcttggagttacaaaacacgactattctgaggctatttattcttatttttccatctcccactaTCCCTCGGTATATTAGCGCGTACGAACTTCTGTAAATAACCAATCGCCGTTCataaaaacatgtatattctAGGAAATAAATTCGTCCGCAACACGCTCACCACCACAGGAGGAAGTCTGTGAGCAGCACAGCGCCCACACCGACATTCTGATTCCCTCACCGGCGGGCTGGTGCCCGCTTTGCATAtaatattgtatatgttttttttttttcttatcatgtAATGTATGCGATTTATGTGCAATAAAcctttaactaactaactaacttcgcTTGTCAATGGAATCACCACCAGGATACCAGTTGTTTCACTGATCCTACAAGACGGCCTTAACGGAATCACACGgaatccctcggtagttataggctgtgggcatcttccctttatcactatcatgcattagaagtccacggacagcttttgttatcgttatgttgaccacgaaaggcaaagagtgagtcagggctgaataataggtatggtgcgcgggcgatgacgtcatcatcatacgagagtataaattaaatcaattacgtcatcctagtttaggatatcgactaattatgcatgtcctatatattgcgcatatgttagatttattgttgtcaacaatgatcatgaaaagataattttactttctgtttgagtaacatctcgatatttggacttcatttgactctttccttggtgaacgaaaacactttgtgtcaaaatatttcgacaagtcttcgtaagacatcattgaatatttcttttctattttttttctagcttctaaaatatatttagttaagttatgatgaagatgcaggaaaataatggtactcttgaaaatatataacgatacttgggtgatcaaaaataaacgtacacttcatatcgcgactgtacgtcTTATTCAGCCatccagcaactactcttaatgtgttaaaaagctttgtgagactgtacagggctacgcttactggtctgaacatgcgtagttcacgagagaccagtgtttgtaaacaaaagcgccagcttttgacgatgggacaccaaataacacaacaccgggtgccttcaataccatggcatgctcacaaacgaatatggaatatcaaatttgagccagtgaataatcatttttggggcaaagttaaatgttttttctctttgatatattgattttgagtctaacagaaaaaaataacctagtgttttaatgttgatgatctaagtatgaaatctcttcaccgaagatatttcataccccgaagttttttcatacaacaccgggcgctcgggccacgcatgcgcagtagggaggagacaacatttttttctgaggcggaaaaaagtagcgattatcgctagtttggttacaaaagtaacgaagataccgatatacatTTAAATAAGTACCGAATGgctgataacccgattttgttatcagcgataaagtatcgcgataacttaccgcgataacgcccagctatggtcaaGAGTAATGTGATTAACAGGCCGTCATGTTTGGCAGCGGGGGTGGATGTGGTAAGCATTAAT of Eriocheir sinensis breed Jianghai 21 chromosome 2, ASM2467909v1, whole genome shotgun sequence contains these proteins:
- the LOC126999739 gene encoding uncharacterized protein LOC126999739, giving the protein MRGPCFSGVGAPFHWPVCLCGRPSSAGVWGVTPLYLETKMEWSLADRISYLACRSCLGVVALVMVLPLLRRLWSLQDTTLGVLGGVSSLLSSICLSALSSSPSVIPLAILLGPLTPYLNVASSAILVRLAAVTELGGVLVCLGSVEQAGHAIGWLTFYYLFPLLLLHRMPGVTFLATGLLLLVPSTIFGVLYFSLGLRSSTGRSPRGRSASRIRQISASFRYYEESPEGART